The following are encoded together in the Syngnathus typhle isolate RoL2023-S1 ecotype Sweden linkage group LG5, RoL_Styp_1.0, whole genome shotgun sequence genome:
- the si:dkey-190g11.3 gene encoding ATP synthase subunit C lysine N-methyltransferase: MTKDEDINNDEWPEKCAHRPATVRAALPRNGGSGVEVYAVQSLQKQVPYLPSCKDQTWNIMKLLDGRTGRLADLGSGDGRVVFAASSAGFKCTGFEINSILVAYARAKARWTALPSSQAIFVKKYFWKTDLSQYNNVTAFLATGVMEVLGEKLLKELPDDARVIACRYPFPSWPHQSTLGSGLNQTWAYDIGTVRSSLRQNVK, encoded by the exons ATGACTAAAGATGAGGACATCAATAAC GACGAGTGGCCGGAAAAGTGTGCTCATAGGCCGGCTACGGTGAGAGCTGCCCTCCCCCGTAATGGTGGCTCGGGCGTTGAAGTCTACGCAGTACAGTCGCTCCAGAAGCAG GTGCCCTATTTGCCCTCCTGTAAGGATCAGACATGGAACATCATGAAGCTGCTTGATGGCCGCACAGGTCGCTTAGCAGATCTGGGATCAGGAGATGGGAGAGTG GTGTTTGCTGCCTCCTCTGCTGGCTTCAAGTGCACTGGCTTCGAAATTAACTCCATTCTTGTTGCGTATGCCAGGGCAAAGGCCCGTTGGACCGCATTGCCTTCCAGCCAGGCTATCTTTgttaaaaaatacttttggaAG ACGGATTTATCACAGTACAACAACGTGACGGCTTTTCTTGCGACAGGAGTG ATGGAAGTGCTCGGAGAGAAGTTGCTGAAAGAGCTTCCTGACGATGCACGAGTCATCGCTTGCCGCTACCCTTTCCCCAGCTGGCCTCACCAGTCCACTCTCGGCTCAGGACTTAACCAAACGTGGGCCTATGACATTGGCACTGTGAGGTCCAGTCTGAGGCAAAATGTCAAATAA
- the plk2b gene encoding serine/threonine-protein kinase PLK2b: MEVQRTIGLQQPKSGNMCESTPRSCEPRRKKTEEPGAPPETSRIITDPATGKCYCRGKVLGKGGFAKCYEMTDLSTSKVYAAKIIPHARVSKPHQREKIDREIEVHRILHHKHIVHFYHHFEDKENIYILLEYCSRKSLAHILRARKVLTEPEVRYYLRQIVSGLKYLHEQEILHRDLKLGNFFVSESMELKVGDFGLAAKLEPAGNRRKTICGTPNYLSPEVLNKQGHGCESDIWALGCVMYTMLLGRPPFETTNLKETYRCIREARYSLPSSLSPQAKQLISSLLAKVPEDRPDLEHILRHDFFTQGLSPERLSASCCHSAPDFHISSPAKSFFKKAAAALFGGRRDKVKYYETLNKLTKEEEEIYKLQHDLERTVIGQQQCKKTAENGSQLPPSAQSPVALATESRSLTTTRDTIRLIVRGSLGSCSSSSECLEYNTTGSVADTVAGVLRGCLENMPKADNIPQSANSCGLQWVTKWVDYSNKYGFGYQLSDHTVGVLFNNGTHMSLLPDRKTIHYYAELGQRSVFPTCEVPEHFVGQVTVLKYFSHYMEENLMDGGDLGTMTDAHMPRLYLLQWLKSDRALMMLFNDGTFQVNFYHDHTKIILCCQKDEYMLTYINEDRVSKTFKLSSLLASGCPADLRERMLYSLNMLLQRSS; the protein is encoded by the exons ATGGAAGTACAGAGGACTATCGGGCTTCAGCAACCAAAGAGCGGCAACATGTGCGAATCCACACCGAGGTCATGCGAGCCTCGGCGGAAGAAAACCGAGGAGCCCGGCGCTCCTCCGGAGACGTCTCGAATCATTACCGACCCGGCCACCGGCAAGTGCTACTGCCGGGGCAAAGTTCTGGGAAAG GGCGGCTTTGCCAAGTGCTACGAGATGACCGACCTCTCTACCAGCAAAGTTTACGCAGCCAAAATCATCCCGCATGCGCGCGTCTCCAAGCCGCACCAACGGGAGAAG ATTGACAGAGAAATCGAGGTGCACCGAATACTCCATCACAAGCATATAGTGCACTTTTACCACCATTTCGAGGACAAGGAGAACATTTACATCCTGCTGGAGTACTGCAGCAGAAAA tcattaGCACACATCCTGAGGGCTCGCAAAGTGCTCACCGAACCTGAGGTACGCTACTACCTGCGACAGATCGTCTCTGGCCTCAAGTACCTGCACGAGCAGGAGATCCTGCACAGGGACCTCAAACTGG GTAATTTTTTCGTAAGTGAATCCATGGAGCTGAAGGTGGGCGACTTTGGTCTGGCAGCCAAGCTGGAGCCGGCGGGGAACAGGAGAAAGACGATCTGCGGGACTCCCAACTATCTATCCCCCGAGGTGCTGAACAAGCAGGGCCATGGCTGTGAATCAGACATCTGGGCCCTTGGCTGTGTAAT GTACACAATGCTCTTGGGAAGGCCGCCGTTTGAAACCACCAACCTGAAAGAGACGTACCGGTGCATCCGCGAGGCTCGCTACTCGTTGCCTTCCTCGCTATCACCGCAGGCCAAGCAGCTTATTTCCAGCCTGCTGGCCAAGGTGCCAGAAGACAGACCTGACCTGGAACACATCTTGAGACACGACTTCTTCACACAG GGCTTAAGTCCTGAGCGTCTGTCGGCGAGCTGTTGTCACTCTGCACCCGATTTCCACATTTCAAGTCCCGCCAAGAGCTTTTTCAAGAAAGCTGCGGCGGCTCTCTTTGGAGGCAGACGAGACAAGGTCAAATACTACGAAACTCTGA ATAAATTAaccaaagaagaagaggagatcTACAAGCTGCAGCATGACCTGGAGCGAACTGTCATCGGCCAGCAGCAGTGCAAAAAGACAGCCGAG AATGGAAGTCAACTTCCGCCATCTGCCCAAAGCCCCGTCGCCCTGGCAACAGAGAGCCGATCCCTGACGACGACGCGAGATACCATCCGTTTAATCGTCAGGGGGAGTCTGGGgagttgcagcagcagcagcgaat GTTTAGAGTACAACACCACGGGGAGCGTCGCCGATACGGTCGCCGGTGTGTTGAGGGGGTGCCTGGAGAACATGCCGAAAG CCGACAACATTCCTCAAAGTGCAAATAGTTGCGGCCTTCAATGGGTGACCAAGTGGGTGGACTACTCCAACAAGTACGGCTTTGGATACCAGTTGTCCGACCACACCGTGGGCGTTCTCTTCAACAATGGCACTCACATGAGCCTCCTGCCAGACAGAAA GACAATCCATTATTATGCAGAGTTGGGCCAGCGCTCTGTTTTCCCCACCTGTGAGGTTCCTGAACACTTTGTAGGCCAAGTGACTGTACTCAAGTACTTTTCCCATTACATGGAGGAGAACCTCATGGAT GGCGGCGACCTGGGCACTATGACGGATGCACACATGCCCAGACTCTATCTGCTTCAATGGCTCAAATCGGACCGCGCCCTCATGATGCTCTTTAATGACGGCACTTTCCAG GTGAACTTTTACCACGACCATACCAAGATCATCCTGTGCTGCCAGAAGGACGAATACATGCTGACCTACATCAACGAGGACCGCGTCTCCAAGACCTTCAAGCTCAGCTCGCTGCTGGCATCCGGCTGCCCCGCCGACCTGCGCGAGCGCATGCTCTACTCGCTCAACATGCTGCTGCAGAGGTCCAGCTAA